The following proteins are encoded in a genomic region of Gemmatimonadota bacterium:
- a CDS encoding response regulator transcription factor, producing the protein MSTRVLIVEDNESLALGLARSLEAAGFLADVIGDGAGAIAAVQARPPDLIVLDLTLPGRSGFEVLGELRAAGHRTPVLILSARGQEAEKVQGFRLGADDYVVKPVGILELIARVEAILRRSQPESTGAAASIAANDLVAAVGFGDVVVDPSRHVVEKAGQPVDLSPLEYELLVCLLRRDGAVVDRETLLTEVWGYKVAVPTRTVDTHIGNLRGKLEDEPSSPRHIITVRKVGYRLDR; encoded by the coding sequence GTGAGTACGCGGGTCCTGATCGTCGAGGACAATGAAAGCCTCGCCCTCGGACTGGCCCGCAGCCTGGAGGCCGCCGGTTTTCTGGCCGACGTGATAGGCGATGGAGCGGGCGCCATCGCCGCCGTCCAGGCGCGCCCGCCCGACCTCATCGTGCTGGACCTGACGCTACCCGGCCGGAGCGGCTTCGAGGTCCTGGGCGAGCTGCGCGCGGCGGGGCACCGGACCCCGGTCCTGATCCTGAGCGCGCGGGGCCAGGAAGCCGAGAAGGTCCAGGGGTTTCGACTGGGCGCCGACGACTACGTGGTGAAGCCGGTCGGTATCCTGGAGCTGATCGCCCGCGTGGAGGCCATCCTGAGGCGCTCTCAGCCCGAGAGCACGGGCGCCGCGGCGTCCATCGCCGCCAACGATCTGGTCGCGGCGGTTGGGTTCGGCGATGTCGTAGTGGACCCCTCCCGGCACGTCGTCGAGAAGGCCGGGCAGCCCGTGGACCTGTCGCCGCTCGAGTACGAGCTGCTGGTGTGCTTGCTGCGCCGAGACGGCGCCGTCGTGGACCGCGAAACGCTGCTGACGGAGGTGTGGGGCTACAAGGTGGCGGTCCCCACCCGTACCGTGGACACCCACATAGGCAACCTGCGCGGAAAACTGGAGGACGAACCCTCCAGCCCGCGCCACATCATCACGGTCCGTAAGGTGGGTTACCGCCTGGACCGCTAG